TGGTATGACATATACATTTACTAAAGCAATGGGTGGCAAAATCGGTATCTCTATCTGTGAGGACGACAAACTTGACCTGGCTTTGGATTTGATGAAGAAAGCAAAAGAAAAAGGTGTGAACCTGATATTGGCTGTTGACGCTAAAATTGCTGACGCTTTCTCTAATGATGCAAATACTAAATTCTGTCCGGTTGACGAAATTCCTGATGGTTGGGAAGGCCTTGATATCGGTCCTAAAACTGAAGAAATCTTCGCTAACGTTATCAAAGAGTCTAAGACTATCCTTTGGAACGGTCCGACAGGTGTATTTGAATTCGATAACTTTACTCACGGTTCACGTGCAGTAGGTGAAGCAATCGTTGAAGCAACGAAGAACGGTGCATTCTCACTCGTTGGCGGTGGTGACTCTGTAGCTTGTGTTAACAAGTTCGGTCTGGCTAGCGGTGTTTCTTATGTTTCTACCGGTGGTGGTGCATTGCTTGAAGCCATCGAAGGAAAAGTTCTTCCGGGTATTGCTGCTATTCAAGAATAAGAAAATTTATAATAGCTAATTTTTTTACAATGGTTAAATAAGAGGGCAGTTCTTTGTGAAAAGAGTTGCCCTCATTCATAAAAATGAGGTATGAAAAGACCGATACTACTCTTTTGTTTCATCCTTTTCTTCCTTTGCTCCTGTCAGAGTAAAAAAGGAGATAGTCTTTTTTTGCCTCTATCCGAACTGAAACCACTCACATTGGGTATGATGCCTACACTCGAAGGGTTACCTTTTTACATTGCCCGCTCCGAAGGTATTTATGACTCATTAGGATTGGACTTAACTATTCTCCCATTCAATTCTGCCAACGACCGTGACGCCGTTTTCCAAACCGGACAAATGGATGGTATGGTAACTGATTACCCTAGTGCGATAACACTACAAGCTATTCATCATACGGAGTTGGGCTTTATCTTTAAGAATGACGGCTATCTCTGCTTTATCGTCTCTAAAGAAAGCCGTATCAACCAACCGGAACAACTTATAGAGAAAAATATAGCCGTATCCCGCAATACCGTTGTCGAATATGCGACCGACCAACTATTAAACAAAGCGGGAATCAAGTATACAGAGACAAACAAACCGGAAATCAGTCAACTTCCCCTCCGCCTGCAAATGTTACAGTATAACCAGATTGATGCTTCTTTCTTGCCTGACCCTGCCGCTTCTATCGCCATGAACAGCAAGAACAAATCATTAATAAGTACGCAGGAACTGGGAATTGAATTTATCGCCACCGCTTTTTCCCGAAAAGCTCTCCAAGAGAAACGAAAAGAAATCGAACTGCTCATTACGGGGTATAACTTGGGAGTAAACCATATAAAAATGCATCCGCAATCAGAGTGGAAACAAGTATTAATGGAAATCGGTGTACCGGAGAATCTAACCGGACTGATCGCCCTCCCTACCTATCGGAAAGCAACACGACCTTCGGCAGAAGCCATAGAAAAAGCAACCCAGTGGCTGAAAGCAAATCACCGGATACCCCAAACGTACTCGGAAAGCAATCTGATAGACACAACTTATATTCACACAGTATCAACCACCATTCAATAACAACTAAATTAATCCCATGCGAAAAACACTCTTACTTTCAATTATCTTGCTATCAAGCATGCCGGGTATACAAAAGTCCCTTATTGCACAAGAAAAAACATCACTGAACCAAGTTGTCAACACACTGAAAGAACGTATCAGCCTGGCCGGATATGCCCAGTTGGGATATACGTACGATGATGCAGCCAAACCGGACAATACATTCGATATCAAACGAATTATTTT
The nucleotide sequence above comes from Bacteroides caccae. Encoded proteins:
- a CDS encoding ABC transporter substrate-binding protein; protein product: MKRPILLFCFILFFLCSCQSKKGDSLFLPLSELKPLTLGMMPTLEGLPFYIARSEGIYDSLGLDLTILPFNSANDRDAVFQTGQMDGMVTDYPSAITLQAIHHTELGFIFKNDGYLCFIVSKESRINQPEQLIEKNIAVSRNTVVEYATDQLLNKAGIKYTETNKPEISQLPLRLQMLQYNQIDASFLPDPAASIAMNSKNKSLISTQELGIEFIATAFSRKALQEKRKEIELLITGYNLGVNHIKMHPQSEWKQVLMEIGVPENLTGLIALPTYRKATRPSAEAIEKATQWLKANHRIPQTYSESNLIDTTYIHTVSTTIQ